The Aythya fuligula isolate bAytFul2 chromosome 2, bAytFul2.pri, whole genome shotgun sequence genome contains a region encoding:
- the NBEAL2 gene encoding neurobeachin-like protein 2: MASRERLYELWMLYFAKKDLAYLQQWLEAFVMNFEKVIAVPSLEPRRPEDSASEIPVLPREVLQVLSQRLAQCVGQGPRLGQALLLLKFFIIICRNLENVQADKTPGFIPEVLALLRGCASKLRSGQEEGAQLESVMLYALHLCECLFDPYQTWRRQLSGEVVSSQEKSKYKFAPAALPPEFDAFFQESFQPGGQLPDELQLRVIHLFGAILSGSKPNALQAITPAALEVLLGVLRRAGTGPAPCPGLLELTLRGVVAAVHALHASSPGPVPLRSLLDGYFKVLNANPASAAPAGGLLALRVQMLDAIPAMLSCDDRPVLQAVFLSNNCFEHIIRLLQNSKVFDVSSDAIAVHAIGVLTAIMSNSPSAKEVFKERIGYAHLYEVLRSQGQPTQRLLQELLNMAVEGDHSSFPALPIRNEQPLLLLLAWLPSLSCRELQLFLAERLRRLCEASLPGRLTCVKAGMVGSLLAALAAEPALPPSCSENLLELLRELGGLSIRPGELRQLLRLLRRERGRGAHPYTAPVLRALSGMARAEGPPRALQYFDLTPGMAGIMVPAVQKWPGGAFAFHAWICLSEEEPGPPARPKRRQLYSFFTASGTGFEAFFTADGMLVVAVCTKKDYMTVALPEVAFNDSAWHCVDIVHVAGRRPFGQNVVSIYADGHLRKTAQLRFPSLHESFTSCCIGSAGHRTTTTAIGSSHPPPSHGPELAFPPHPALSRSQSFPAALGPHAWTPLQPPTEGVVATTAAGSQDTEWGTPTSLEGHLGSVAIFCEALQQTQVKALFCSGPNVASPFTLEGDLVELSSKLLLYYTPQACRNNICLDLSPSHGLDGRLTGHKVVNWDVKDVVNCVGGMGVLLPLLEQVVSKKEEAEDEQETNDLVGPELTSSRNAQGMLIPLGRSSESRLERNSVAAFLLLVKNFIQHHPVNQESLVQCHGPAIIGALLQKVSGPLLDMSTLMASQILMEQVASEGSGLLLHLLYQHLLFDFRIWSNSDFAVRLGHIQYLANVVKDHKQRIRKKYGVQYVLDSIRTYYGASREKSTTTDDIKTVQTSLFSLVKDFFCRSFSGEEMQSLLNYVAAAQDEQQVCGALEVIHSLLKGSPAQEQLFAFLFEPGHVEVLFSLLVQKKFSDEVRERVFKILYKMLKYEKVPERCKNRLKLKDIGYQGLIACLSDVPGSMLLFRCLSEQVLGADPPNYKDLVAVVYLSHRAELTVRLDICRKLFHLIYAQQDMVKQLARLAGWQDTLTKLYVKESYESRQHSLSHSSSGGCLELLRLSEPPGRDGGTETGGKEAVGSTSPPPAELQELDVFLPLGYEASDQELSEGFSDHSTSPSGRAKSFHSYNFKSFDSSDRASRSSSNPGDVPFDGVYHPLSPFSTSPFDLGLDLASTSSIATAESGAQTPASGPGTPSPLESFKPFPGMRTRKSSSLSNVLDESSYQDALPSDNVSNTSNPQQTPEEELCNLLTNIVFSVTWRGVEGWDDAAWRERGQVFSVLTKLGTACELVRPPDEIKRSLLEMMLESALTDLKESGPAALPGLTQNALKLLRLLQDFLFSEGHNNQALWSEKIYEGVSGLLDKLGVWYHLANGTSDLKEMAQTGLRVLVGYIMLQDPQLHSLAYVKLHSLLQTASAPKKDEACYLLGKLETPLRRSLDAKSETFSWLVPIVRTLMDQCYETLQLQLFLPSLPPTNGSPTFYEDFQLFCTTPEWRSFIEKQVQPTMAQFEMDTFARSHDHMSNFWNACYDAMMSSSLRRERDKADSRKMFQDLVLEPAAKRAKAENARHANMLKQANNHQSTVLKQWRSLCRLLTSPRSAWADRNPPEVRWKLSSAETYSRMRLKLVPNLNFDQHLEASALRDNLGEAADNLHNPAESLPLAMAKEAKVSELEDDQLAEEDLPVLDTQAEPKEQNQREKLVVSEDCELITTVAVVPGRLEVTTQHVYFYDGSSEKEETEGGIGYDFKRPLSHLREVHLRRYNLRRSALELFFIDQANYFLNFKKKVVPPFSTPEPPKLQTGPPWSHRTVRNKVYSCILGLRPPSQIYFGSRSPQELLKASGLTQKWVLREISNFEYLMQLNTIAGRTYNDLSQYPVFPWILRDYVSETLDLTDPAVFRDLSKPIGVANERHARDVKEKYESFEDPTGTVDKFHYGTHYSNAAGVMHYLIRTEPFTTLHIQLQSGRFDCSDRQFHSVPAAWQARMENPVDVKELIPEFFYFPEFLENQNGFDLGCLQMSNEKVNDVVLPRWARSREDFIYQHRKALESEYVSAHLHEWIDLIFGYKQRGPAAVEALNVFYYCTYEGAVDLDAIADETQRKALEGIISNFGQTPCQLLKEPHPARLSAESAARRLARLDTRPPNVFENLDQLKSFFVEGISDGVALVQAVVPKNQAHSFITQGSPDVLVTVSANGLLGTHNWLPYDKNISNYFSFTKDPTVSNAKTQRFLQGPFAPGADLCSRTLAVSPDGKLLFSGGHWDNSLRVTSLGKGKVVGHITRHIDVVTCLALDLCGIYLISGSRDTTCMVWQVLQQGGFSSGLSPKPVQVLYGHDDEVTCVAISTELDMAVSGSKDGTIIIHTIRRGLFMKSLRPPAESSLPAAVTHLAVGPEGQIVTQTAVGERASLKDKFALHLYSVNGKHLASVPLDQEVTAMCVTEEFVVLGTMQCGLEIRDLQSLRAAMPPVPMRVPVHSVSVTKEKSHILVGLEDGKLIVVGAGQPAEVRPGQFHRRLWRSTRRISQVSAGETEYNPNEARS; the protein is encoded by the exons aAGGACCTGGCGTacctgcagcagtggctggaggCCTTCGTCATGAACTTCGAGAAGGTCATCGCCGTGCCCTCGCTGGAGCCCCGCAG GCCGGAGGATTCGGCGTCGGAGATCCCGGTGCTGCCGCGGGAGGTGCTGCAGGTACTGAGCCAGAGGCTGGCGCAGTGCGTGGGGCAGGGCCCCCGCCTCGGgcaagccctgctgctgctcaagtTCTTCATCATCATCTGCAG GAATTTGGAGAACGTCCAGGCGGACAAAACGCCCGGCTTCATCCCCGAGGTGCTGGCGCTGCTGCGGGGCTGTGCGAGCAAG CTGAGAagcgggcaggaggagggggcgCAGCTGGAGAGCGTGATGCTCTACGCCCTGCACCTCTGCGAGTGCCTCTTCGACCCCTACCAGACCTGGCGGCGGCAGCTGAGCGG GGAAGTCGTCAGCTCGCAGGAGAAGAGCAAGTACAAGTTCGCCCCCGCCGCTTTGCCCCCCGAGTTCGATGCCTTCTTCCAAG AGAGCTTCCAGCCCGGCGGGCAGCTCCCCGACGAGCTCCAGCTCCGGGTCATCCACCTCTTCGGGGCCATCCTCTCCGGGTCCAAG CCCAACGCTCTGCAAGCCATCACGCCGGCGgcgctggaggtgctgctgggggtgctgaggcGAGCGGGCACGGGGCCGGCGCCGTGCccggggctgctggagctgacGCTGCGCGGCGTGGTGGCGGCGGTGCACGCGCTGCACgccagcagccccggccccgtgccccTACGCTCGCTGCTGGACGGCTACTTCAAGGTGCTCAACGCCAACCCGGCCTCGGCGGCGCCGGCCGGAGGCCTCCTCGCCCTGCGGGTGCAGATGTTGG ATGCCATCCCGGCCATGCTGAGCTGCGACGACCGGCCGGTCCTGCAAGCCGTCTTCCTCAGCAACAACTGCTTCGAGCACATCATCCgcctgctgcagaacagcaag GTCTTTGACGTCAGCTCCGATGCCATCGCGGTCCACGCTATCGGGGTGCTCACGGCCATCATGAGCAACTCGCCCTCGGCCAAG GAGGTGTTCAAGGAACGCATCGGCTATGCCCACCTCTACGAGGTGCTGAGGAGCCAGGGCCAGCCCACCCAGCGCCTGCTCCAGGAGCTCCTCAACATG GCAGTGGAAGGCGACCACAGCTCCTTCCCGGCGCTCCCCATCCGCAAcgagcagcctctgctcctgctgctggcctggctcCCCTCGCTGTCCTGCCGCGAGCTCCAGCTCTTCCTTGCCGAGCGCCTGCGCCGCCTCTGCGAAGCCTCGCTGCCCGGCCGCCTCACCTGCGTCAAGGCGGGCATGGTGGGCAGCCTGCTGGCCGCCCTGGCTGCCGAGCCcgccctgcctccctcctgctccgaaaatctgctggagctgctgcgggAGCTGGGCGGCCTCTCCATTCGGCCCGGCGAGCTGCGGCAgctgctgcggctgctgcggcgcgagcggggccggggggcgcaTCCCTACACGGCGCCGGTGCTGCGGGCGCTCTCGGGGATGGCACGGGCTGAGGGACCCCCTCGAGCTTTGCAATATTTCGACCTGACCCCTGGCATGGCCGGGATCATGGTGCCCGCTGTCCAAAAATGGCCCGGCGGCGCCTTCGCCTTCCACGCTTGGATCTGCCTCAGCGAGGAGGAGCCCGGCCCGCCAGCGAGGCCGAAGAGGAGGCAGCTCTACAG cttcttcacGGCCAGCGGGACGGGCTTCGAGGCTTTCTTCACCGCCGACGGCATGCTGGTGGTGGCCGTCTGCACCAAGAAGGACTACATGACGGTGGCGCTGCCAGAGGTGGCCTTCAACGACTCGGCCTGG CACTGCGTCGACATCGTCCACGTCGCCGGCCGCCGGCCCTTCGGCCAGAACGTGGTCAGCATCTATGCGGACGGGCACCTGCGGAAGACGGCGCAGCTCCGCTTCCCCTCCCTGCACGAG TCCTTCACCTCCTGCTGCATCGGCTCGGCGGGGCACCGCACCACCACCACGGCCATCGGCAGCAGCCACCCGCCGCCGTCCCACGGGCCGGAGCTGGCCTTCCCCCCACACCCCGCTCTCTCTCGCTCACAATCCTTCCCCGCCGCCCTGGGACCCCACGCCTGGacccctctgcagccccccaccGAAGGGGTGGTGGCCACCACGGCGGCCGGCAGCCAGGACACCGAGTGGGGCACCCCCACGTCCCTCGAGGGCCACCTGGGCTCCGTGGCCATCTTCTGCGAGGCGCTGCAGCAAACCCAGGTCAAGGCGCTCTTCTGCTCGG gtCCAAACGTGGCATCCCCATTTACGCTGGAGGGCGACctggtggagctcagcagcaagCTCCTGCTCTACTACACCCCGCAG GCCTGCAGGAACAACATTTGCCTGGACCTCTCTCCCAGTCACGGCCTGGACGGGAGGCTGACGGGGCACAAGGTGGTCAACTGGGACGTCAAG GACGTGGTCAACTGCGTGGGCGGGATGGGCgtcctgctgcccctgctcGAGCAAGTGGTGAGCAAGAAGGAGGAAGCCGAGGACGAGCAGGAGACCAACGACCTGGTGGGGCCAGAGCTGACGTCCTCCAGGAACGCCCAGGGCATGCTGATCCCCCTGGGCAGGTCCTCAG AGAGCAGGCTGGAGAGGAACAGCGTGGccgccttcctgctgctggtgaaaAACTTCATCCAGCACCACCCGGTGAACCAGGAGAGCCTGGTGCAGTGCCACGGGCCGGCCATCATCGGGGCACTCCTGCAGAAG GTCTCCGGCCCGCTGCTGGACATGAGCACGCTGATGGCCTCGCAGATCCTGATGGAGCAAGTGGCCTCCGAGGGCAGcgggctcctgctgcacctcctCTACCAGCACCTCCTCTTCGATTTCCGCATCTGGAGCAACAGCGACTTTGCCGTCCGCCTAG GTCACATCCAGTACCTGGCCAACGTCGTCAAGGACCACAAGCAGCGCATCCGCAAGAAGTACGGGGTGCAGTACGTCCTCGACTCCATCCGGACCTACTACGG GGCCTCCAGGGAGAAGTCCACCACGACGGACGACATCAAGACGGTGCAGACCTCCCTCTTCAGCCTGGTGAAGGACTTCTTCTGCCGGAGCTTCTCCGGGGAGGAGATGCAGAGCTTGCTCAACTACGTGGCCGCGGCGCAGGACGAGCAGCAG GTCTGCGGGGCGCTGGAGGTGATCCACAGCCTGCTGAAGGGCTCGCCcgcccaggagcagctcttcGCCTTCCTCTTCGAGCCGGGCCACGTGGAGGTCCTCTTCTCGCTGCTGGTGCAGAAGAAGTTCTCGGATGAAGTGCGGGAAAGGGTCTTCAAG ATCCTCTACAAGATGCTGAAGTACGAGAAGGTCCCCGAGCGCTGCAAGAACCGCCTGAAGCTGAAGGACATCGGCTACCAGGGGCTCATCGCCTGCCTCAGCGACGTCCCCGGCTCCATGCTGCTCTTCCGCTGCCTCTCGGAGCAGGTCCTCGGGGCAG ATCCTCCCAATTATAAGGACCTGGTGGCCGTGGTGTACCTGTCCCACCGGGCTGAGCTGACCGTCCGGCTCGATATCTGCCGCAAG CTCTTCCACTTGATCTACGCGCAGCAGGACATGGTGAAGCAGCTGGCGAGGCTGGCGGGCTGGCAGGACACGCTCACCAAGCTCTACGTCAAGGAATCCTACGAGTCCCGCCAGCACAGCCTGAGCCACTCGAGCAGCGGGGGCTGCCTGGAGCTCCTGCGCCTCTCCGAGCCCCCCGGCAGGGACGGAGGCACCGAGACGGGAGGGAAGGAGGCGGTGGGCAGCAcgagccccccgcccgccgagctgcaggagctggacgTCTTCCTACCTCTGGGCTACGAGGCCTCGGACCAGGAGCTCTCCGAGGGCTTCTCCGACCACTCCACCTCGCCGAGCGGCCGCGCCAAGTCCTTCCACTCCTACAACTTCAAGTCCTTCGACTCCTCCGACCGCGCCAGCCGCTCGTCCTCCAACCCCGGCGACGTCCCCTTTGACGGCGTCTACCACCCGCTCTCGCCCTTCTCCACCTCGCCCTTCGACCTGGGGCTCGACCTGGCCAGCACCAGCTCCATCGCCACGGCCGAGAGCGGCGCGCAGACGCCCGCCAGCGGCCCCGGCACCCCCTCACCCCTGGAAAGCTTCAAACCCTTCCCGGGGATGCGCACCCGCAAGAGCTCCAGCCTCTCCAACGTCCTGGACGAGAGCAGCTACCAGGACGCCCTGCCCAGCGACAACGTCTCCAACACCAGCAACCCCCAG CAAACGCCCGAGGAGGAGCTGTGCAACCTCCTGACCAACATCGTCTTCTCGGTGACGTGGCGAGGGGTGGAGGGCTGGGACGACGCGGCGTGGAGGGAGCGTGGGCAGGTTTTCTCCGTCCTCACCAAGCTGGGCACGGCCTGCGAGCTGGTGAGGCCCCCCGACGAGATCAAGCGCAG CCTGCTGGAGATGATGCTGGAGTCGGCGCTGACGGATCTGAAGGAGTCGGGGCCGGCCGCCCTGCCCGGCCTCACCCAAAATGCTCTCAAgctgctgcggctgctgcaGGATTTCTTGTTCTCCGAGGGACACAACAACCAGGCCCTGTGGAGCGAGAAG ATCTACGAGGGGGTGAGCGGCCTCCTGGACAAGCTGGGCGTCTGGTACCACCTGGCCAACGGCACCTCCGACCTGAAGGAGATGGCCCAGACGGGGCTGCGCGTCCTGGTGGGCTACATCATGCTGCAGGACCCCCAG CTGCACTCGCTGGCCTACGTGAagctgcacagcctgctgcagacCGCCTCGGCCCCAAAAAAGGACGAGGCTTGCTACCTTTTGGGCAAGCTGGAGACCCCGCTGCGGCGCTCGCTGGACGCCAAATCGGAGACCTTCTCCTGGCTGGTGCCCATCGTGCGCACGCTGATGGACCAGTGCTACGAgaccctgcagctgcagctcttcctgccCTCGCTGCCCCCCACCAACGGCAGCCCCACCTTCTACGAGGACTTCCAGCTCTTCTGCACCACCCCCGAGTGGAGGAGCTTCATCGAGAAGCAG GTGCAGCCCACCATGGCCCAGTTTGAGATGGACACGTTCGCCAGGAGCCACGACCACATGTCCAACTTCTGGAACGCCTGCTACGATGCCATGATGAGCAGCTCCCTGCGGCGGGAGCGGGACAAGGCGGACAGCAGGAAGATGTTCCAG GATCTGGTTCTGGAGCCGGCGGCGAAACGCGCCAAGGCCGAAAACGCCCGGCACGCCAACATGCTGAAGCAAGCCAACAACCACCAGAGCACCGTGCTGAAGCAGTGGCGCTCCCTCTGCCGCCTCCTCACCTCGCCCCGCTCCGCCTGGGCTGACCG GAACCCGCCAGAGGTTCGCTGGAAGCTCTCAAGCGCCGAGACCTACTCGAGGATGAGGCTGAAGCTGGTGCCCAACCTGAATTTTGACCAGCACTTGGAGGCCAGTGCTCTGCGGGACAACCTGGGTGAGGCTG CTGATAACCTCCACAACCCCGCTGAATCCCTCCCGCTCGCCATGGCCAAGGAGGCCAAGGTGAGCGAGCTGGAGGACGACCAGCTGGCCGAGGAGGACCTCCCCGTCCTGGACACGCA GGCCGAGCCCAAGGAGCAGAACCAGCGGGAGAAGCTGGTGGTCTCGGAGGACTGCGAGCTCATCACCACGGTGGCCGTCGTCCCCGGCCGCCTGGAGGTGACGACCCAGCACGTCTACTTCTACGATGGCAGCAGCGAGAAGGAGGAGACGGAGGGAG GGATCGGCTACGACTTCAAGCGCCCCTTGTCCCACCTGCGTGAGGTCCACCTGCGCCGCTACAACCTGCGCCGCTCTGCGCTCGAGCTCTTCTTCATCGACCAGGCCAACTACTTCCTCAACTTCAAGAAGAAGGTGGTGCCACCCTTTTCTACCCCCGAGCCCCCCAAGCTCCAGACGGGGCCCCCCTGGAGTCACAGGACC GTGAGGAATAAGGTCTACTCCTGCATCCTGGGCCTGAGGCCCCCCAGCCAGATCTACTTCGGCAGCCGCtcgccccaggagctgctgaaagCCTCGGGGCTCACCCAG AAATGGGTTCTGCGGGAGATCTCCAACTTTGAGTACCTCATGCAGCTGAACACGATCGCGGGGCGCACCTACAACGACCTCTCGCAGTACCCGGTG TTCCCCTGGATCCTGCGGGATTACGTCTCGGAGACCCTCGACCTCACCGACCCGGCCGTGTTTCGGGATCTCTCCAAGCCCATCGGGGTGGCCAACGAGAGGCACGCGCGGGACGTGAAGGAGAA ATACGAGAGTTTTGAGGACCCCACGGGCACCGTGGACAAGTTTCACTACGGCACGCACTACTCCAACGCGGCGGGCGTCATGCACTACCTGATCCGCACCGAGCCCTTCACCACGCTGCACATCCAGCTGCAGAGCGGACG GTTCGACTGCTCGGACCGGCAGTTCCACTCGGTGCCGGCGGCGTGGCAGGCCCGCATGGAAAACCCCGTGGACGTCAAGGAGCTCATCCCCGAGTTCTTCTACTTCCCCGAGTTCCTGGAGAACCAGAACG GCTTCGACTTGGGCTGCCTGCAGATGTCCAACGAGAAGGTGAACGACGTGGTGCTGCCGCGGTGGGCACGCTCCCGTGAGGACTTCATCTACCAGCACCGCAAAGCCCTG GAGTCGGAGTACGTCTCGGCACACCTCCACGAGTGGATCGACCTCATTTTCGGGTACAAGCAGCGAGGCCCAGCCGCCGTGGAGGCCCTCAACGTCTTCTACTACTGCACCTACGAGG GCGCCGTGGACCTGGACGCCATCGCCGACGAGACGCAGAGGAAGGCTTTGGAGGGCATCATCAGCAACTTCGGGCAGACGCCCTGCCAGCTGCTCAAG gAGCCCCATCCTGCCCGGCTGTCGGCCGAGAGCGCAGCCCGCAGGCTGGCCCGCCTGGACACCCGCCCGCCCAACGTCTTCGAGAACCTGGACCAGCTCAAATCCTTCTTCGTGgag GGCATCAGCGATGGCGTGGCCTTGGTGCAGGCTGTGGTCCCCAAAAACCAGGCGCACTCCTTCATCACTCAGGGATCCCCCGACGTCCTG GTCACCGTGAGTGCCAACGGCCTGCTGGGGACCCACAACTGGCTGCCCTACGACAAGAACATCTCCAACTACTTCAGCTTCACCAAAGACCCCACCGTCTCCAACGCCAA GACCCAGCGTTTTCTGCAGGGCCCCTTCGCCCCCGGCGCGGACCTGTGCTCCCGCACGCTGGCTGTGTCCCCCGACGGGAAGCTGCTCTTCAGCGGGGGACACTGGGACAACAGCCTGCGtgtcacctccctgggcaaagGGAAGGTCGTTGGGCACATCACCCGGCACATAG ATGTTGTCACCTGCCTGGCTCTCGACCTGTGTGGCATCTACCTCATTTCTGGCTCCCGG